A portion of the Sulfurimonas sp. genome contains these proteins:
- a CDS encoding GspE/PulE family protein: protein MDRITSDLLANGSIMKSQVDRLIAKGLDTNLILRDITISGFMTMDRLVRFIVDKIQSGEYDLSIINNYDYIQEKDVLLKLAQKQNLQFFDLDSIDMDYRLTEKVSLAQLKKYNVLPISEDELSITVAFCDPLNIEAQESVQRLFPKKPVKIAVATKKQIESYLFKVELKDSVKGLVKKIRDELNSINSIEEQQEASSILLLIDVILNACIKARASDVHIEPTEKNCVVRTRIDGKLIEIFIFEKDIYPPLASRLKLLANLDIAEKRKPQDGRFSTIVGSKEFDFRISTLPILYGESVVMRVLDKQKALVKLEDAGMDSVSYQKFLKALKTPYGIILVTGPTGSGKTTTLYGALNELRNVEDKVITVEDPVEYRMNLIQQVQVNPKVGLTFAAALRSILRQDPDKIMIGEIRDSETLEIAVKAALTGHLVISTLHTNDSISAVTRMVDMGIAPYLISGSLVAIQAQRLVRKICLHCKTEEKVSISSLEELKHLVPQDSKFYIGKGCKECNETGYMGREMICEVLVVNEKISSLIAKNASVQALHAQAIEDGFVGIFENGISKALAGITSLEEILRVAK from the coding sequence ATGGATAGGATAACATCGGACTTACTGGCAAACGGCTCTATAATGAAGAGCCAAGTTGATAGATTAATTGCCAAAGGTCTTGATACAAACCTGATTTTAAGGGATATAACTATATCCGGTTTTATGACGATGGATAGACTCGTACGCTTCATTGTCGATAAAATACAAAGCGGTGAATATGATTTATCTATAATCAACAATTATGATTATATCCAAGAAAAAGATGTACTTTTAAAATTAGCTCAAAAGCAAAACTTACAATTTTTTGATTTAGATTCGATAGATATGGACTATAGACTTACAGAAAAAGTGTCGCTTGCCCAACTAAAAAAATATAATGTTCTGCCAATATCCGAAGATGAATTAAGCATCACGGTGGCTTTTTGTGATCCGCTAAATATTGAAGCCCAAGAGTCAGTACAGAGACTCTTCCCCAAAAAACCGGTAAAAATTGCAGTAGCAACAAAAAAACAGATTGAATCATACCTATTTAAAGTCGAGTTAAAAGACAGCGTAAAAGGCTTAGTAAAAAAAATAAGAGATGAGCTAAACTCTATAAACTCCATTGAAGAACAACAAGAAGCCTCTTCTATTCTACTTTTGATTGATGTTATTTTAAATGCCTGCATAAAAGCCCGTGCAAGTGATGTTCACATTGAACCGACAGAGAAAAACTGTGTTGTTCGTACCCGCATTGACGGAAAACTTATTGAAATATTTATCTTCGAAAAAGATATCTATCCGCCGCTTGCTTCAAGATTAAAATTACTTGCAAATCTTGACATAGCAGAGAAAAGAAAACCGCAAGACGGTCGTTTTTCAACAATAGTCGGCTCCAAAGAATTCGATTTTCGTATATCTACGCTTCCGATTTTATACGGTGAATCTGTCGTAATGAGGGTACTTGACAAACAAAAAGCGCTTGTAAAACTTGAAGATGCCGGAATGGATAGTGTAAGTTATCAAAAATTTTTAAAAGCGCTTAAAACTCCTTACGGTATCATATTGGTTACCGGTCCGACAGGAAGCGGTAAAACAACGACGCTCTACGGTGCCTTAAATGAACTTAGAAATGTTGAAGATAAGGTTATTACGGTTGAAGATCCTGTAGAATATAGAATGAATCTTATTCAACAAGTGCAAGTAAATCCAAAAGTCGGATTAACTTTTGCTGCGGCTCTTAGATCTATTTTAAGACAAGATCCGGATAAAATAATGATTGGTGAGATTCGTGATTCTGAAACACTTGAAATTGCAGTAAAAGCCGCACTAACAGGTCACTTGGTAATATCTACACTACATACGAATGACTCAATCAGTGCCGTTACTCGTATGGTGGATATGGGTATCGCTCCATATCTAATTAGCGGTTCTTTGGTTGCCATACAAGCTCAAAGGCTTGTTAGAAAGATTTGTTTACATTGCAAAACGGAGGAGAAAGTTTCTATTTCATCACTTGAAGAACTAAAACATTTAGTTCCGCAAGATAGTAAATTTTATATCGGAAAAGGGTGCAAAGAGTGCAATGAAACCGGTTACATGGGTAGAGAGATGATTTGTGAAGTTTTAGTCGTAAATGAAAAGATATCTTCTCTTATCGCAAAAAATGCATCGGTTCAAGCTCTACATGCTCAGGCGATTGAAGATGGATTTGTAGGAATCTTTGAAAACGGCATAAGCAAAGCTCTTGCCGGCATTACTAGTTTAGAAGAAATTTTAAGGGTGGCAAAATAA